A single region of the Pyricularia oryzae 70-15 chromosome 4, whole genome shotgun sequence genome encodes:
- a CDS encoding heat shock protein 60, with product MQRALSSRTRTSALRSSAAAAKFRPGAGLSQQLRFAHKELKFGVEGRAALLAGVDTLAKAVSTTLGPKGRNVLIESSYGSPKITKDGVTVAKAITLKDKFENLGAKLLQDVASKTNEVAGDGTTSATVLARAIFSETVKNVAAGCNPMDLRRGIQAAVDAVIEFLHKQKRDITSAEEVAQVATISANGDVHVGKMIANAMEKVGKEGVITVKEGKTLVDELEVTEGMRFDRGFVSPYFITDAKAQKVEFEKPLILLSEKKISAVQDIIPALEISTQTRRPLVIIAEDIEGEALAVCILNKLRGQLQVAAVKAPGFGDNRKSILGDIAVLTNGTVFTDELDVKLEKATIDMLGSTGSITITKEDTIVLNGEGSKDMITQRCEQIRGVMADPTTSEYEKEKLQERLAKLSGGVAVIKVGGSSEVEVGEKKDRFVDALNATRAAVEEGILPGGGTALLKAASQALGDVKSANFDQQLGVSIIKNAITRPARTIVENAGLEGSVIVGKLMDEFGSDFRKGYDAAKGEYVDMIDAGIVDPLKVVRTGLLDASGVASLLGTTEVAIVEAPEEKGPAGGMGGMGGMGGMGGMGGMM from the exons atgCAGCGCGCACTTAGCAGCAGGACTAGGACTTCGGCCCTGAggtcctcggccgccgccgcaaagTTCAGGCCCGGCGCCGGTCTGTCGCAGCAGCTTCGTTTTGCCCACAAG GAGCTTAAATTTGGTGTTGAGGGACGCGCTGCTCTCCTGGCTGGTGTCGACActctggccaaggccgtctCAACGACGCTGGGTCCCAAGGGCCGCAACGTCCTGATCGAGTCCAGCTATGGCTCGCCCAAGATTACCAAGG ATGGTGTGACCGTCGCAAAGGCCATTACCCTCAAGGACAAGTTCGAGAACCTTGGTGCCAAGCTCCTCCAGGACGTCGCGTCCAAGACCAACGAGGTCGCCGGTGACGGTACCACCTCGGCCACCGTCCTCGCTCGCGCCATCTTCTCCGAGACCGTCAAGAACGTTGCCGCTGGCTGCAACCCCATGGATCTCCGCCGCGGTATCCAGGCTGCCGTCGACGCCGTCATCGAGTTCCTGCACAAGCAGAAACGCGACATCACCAGCGCTGAGGAGGTTGCCCAGGTCGCCACCATCTCGGCCAACGGCGACGTGCACGTCGGCAAGATGATTGCCAACGCCATGGAGAAGGTCGGCAAGGAGGGTGTCATCACCGTCAAGGAGGGCAAGACCCTGGTTGACGAGCTCGAGGTTACCGAGGGTATGAGGTTCGACCGCGGCTTCGTGTCGCCGTACTTCATCACCGATGCCAAGGCTCAGAAGGTTGAGTTCGAGAAGCCCCTGATTCTGCTGTCAGAGAAGAAGATCTCGGCTGTCCAGGACATCATCCCCGCCCTTGAGATCTCGACCCAGACCCGCAGGCCGCTTGTCATCATCGCCGAGGACATTGAGGGCGAGGCTCTGGCTGTCTGTATTCTGAACAAGCTCCGCGGCCAGCTCCAGGTCGCTGCCGTCAAGGCCCCCGGCTTCGGTGACAACCGCAAGTCGATCCTCGGCGACATTGCTGTTCTCACCAACGGTACCGTCTTCACTGATGAGCTTGACGTCAAGCTGGAGAAGGCTACCATTGACATGCTCGGCTCCACCGGATccatcaccatcaccaaGGAGGACACCATTGTCCTTAACGGCGAGGGCAGCAAGGACATGATCACCCAGAGGTGCGAGCAGATCCGTGGTGTTATGGCTGACCCAACCACCTCGGAGTACGAGAAGGAGAAGCTCCAGGAGCGTCTGGCCAAGCTCTCGGGCGGTGTTGCCGTCATCAAGGTCGGCGGCTCTTCTGAGGTCGAGGTCGGTGAGAAGAAGGACCGCTTCGTCGATGCCCTTAACGCCAcccgcgccgccgtcgaggagGGTATCCTGCCCGGTGGTGGTACCGCTCTGCTCAAGGCTGCCAGCCAGGCCCTGGGCGACGTCAAGTCGGCCAACTTCGACCAGCAGCTCGGTGTCAGCATCATCAAGAACGCCATCACCCGCCCTGCCAGGACGATCGTCGAGAACGCCGGTCTTGAGGGCTCCGTTATTGTTGGCAAGCTCATGGACGAGTTCGGCTCCGACTTCCGCAAGGGCTACGATGCCGCCAAGGGCGAGTACGTCGACATGATCGATGCCGGTATCGTCGACCCCCTGAAGGTCGTCCGCACCGGTCTCCTTGACGCCAGCGGTGTCGCCTCGCTTCTGGGTACCACCGAGGTTGCCATCGTTGAGGCTCCCGAGGAGAAGGGTCCTGCCGGCGGCATGGGTGGTATGGGAGGCATGGGTGGCATGGGCGGCATGGGTGGCATGATGTAA
- a CDS encoding cofilin, giving the protein MSQSGATVSQECVTTYNELKLGKNIKYIIFKLSDNNKEIVVEEASGDSDWENFRNKLVNATVKSPSGAVGKAPRYAVYDFQYTLASGEGERNKITFIAWSPDDAGVKPKMIYAASKDALKRALNGIAHELQANDADDIEYDSVLKTVSKGLA; this is encoded by the exons ATG TCTCAATCCGG AGCCACCGTCTCGCAGGAGTGCGTGACGACGTACAACGAGCTCAAGCTCGGCAAGAACATCAAGTACATCATCTTCAAGCTCTCAGACAACAACAAGGAGATTGTGGTTGAGGAGGCCTCGGGCGACTCCGACTGGGAGAACTTCCGCAACAAGCTTGTCAACGCTACCGTCAAGTCGCCAAGT GGTGCTGTTGGCAAGGCTCCCCGCTACGCCGTCTACGACTTCCAGTACACCCTGGCTTCGGGCGAGGGTGAACG GAACAAGATTACCTTTATTGCCTGGTCTCCTGATGACGCTGGTGTCAAG cccaAGATGATCTACGCCGCGTCCAAGGACGCTCTAAAGCGCGCCCTGAACGGCATTGCCCACGAACTGCAAGCCAAcgacgccgacgacatcGAATACGACTCTGTCCTGAAGACCGTCAGCAAGGGCCTGGCTTAA
- a CDS encoding aldehyde reductase 1 yields MNSAASSHQPDASGEAPKQLNYLPYLKLNDGNQIPMLSYGLGTAQCRRGGDVDPKLVELTKIALKKGYNHLDGAEVYGNEEELGQAVKESGLPRESLFITTKTFCKPGVTTQESLDASLKRLQLDYVDLFLIHSPFWAESPEELQAKWAEMEALREAGKAKSIGVSNFLQEHLETILKTAKVPPAINQIEYHPYLQHGDLLDYHRKQNIATSAYGPLTAITNAKGGPVDGKYHELARKYGVTPGEIALRWCIDQGVVAITTSAKEDRLEALQKRIPSFKLTPKEVQEISELGNQKHHRGFWNNKFAADDRR; encoded by the exons ATGAACTCGGCAGCTTCATCTCACCAGCCAGACGCCTCGGGCGAGGCCCCGAAACAGCTTAATTATCTCCCGTACCTGAAGCTGAACGATGGCAATCAAATCCCCATG CTCTCATACGGCCTGGGCACAGCCCAATGTCGAAGGGGTGGTGATGTCGACCCAAAACTGGTTGAACTCACCAAGATTGCTCTCAAAAAGGGCTACAACCACCTGGACGGGGCTGAAG tttacGGCAATGAGGAGGAGCTCGGCCAGGCTGTAAAAGAATCCGGACTACCCCGCGAGAGCCTCTTCATCACCACCAAGACCTTCTGCAAACCTGGCGTCACCACTCAGGAGAGCCTGGACGCTTCTCTCAAGCGACTGCAGCTTGACTATGTCGACCTGTTCCTGATCCACAGCCCCTTCTGGGCCGAATCACCCGAGGAGCTGCAGGCCAAGTGGGCTGAGATGGAAGCCCTCAGGGAAGCCGGCAAGGCCAAGTCCATTGGAGTCTCCAACTTTCTTCAGGAACATCTGGAGACCATCCTCAAGACGGCCAAGGTCCCGCCCGCCATCAACCAGATCGAGTATCACCCGTACCTCCAGCACGGCGATCTGCTCGACTACCACCGCAAGCAGAACATAGCAACGTCGGCATACGGGCCCCTGACGGCCATCACGAATGCCAAGGGGGGACCTGTCGACGGCAAGTATCATGAGCTGGCCAGAAAATACGGCGTCACGCCTGGTGAGATTGCACTACGATGGTGTATTGACCAAGGAGTTGTGGCCATCACGACCAGCGCCAAAGAGGACCGTCTGGAGGCGTTACAGAAGAGAATCCCGAGCTTCAAATTGACGCCCAAGGAGGTCCAGGAAATTTCGGAGCTAGGCAACCAGAAACACCATCGGGGCTTTTGGAACAACAAGTTTGCGGCGGACGATCGGCGTTAA
- a CDS encoding YdiU domain-containing protein — protein MQMQTLYLRSRLAARLCALSSAAYTRISIASTLGYSITSKRKMTDIRTSSPMPSAANQKGAVSAEDDGLTLADLPKSWRFTSALPADPEYPTPADSHKTPREQIGPRMVRGALFSWVRPERQRDPELLGVSPAALRTLGIRPSEVHTDEFLQTAVGNKLHGWSEEKLEGDGYPWAQCYGGFQFGQWANQLGDGRAISLFEATNPKTGERYEVQLKGAGLTPYSRFADGKAVLRSSIREFVASESLHALGVPTTRALALSLLPHQKVRRETVEPGAIVVRFAQSWIRLGTFDLLRARGDRDLIRKLATYVAEDVLGGWENLPGRLVDPDKPSLEECSPALASMVESAAEDSSKSPIRRGIPEAEVEGPSEMAENRFVRLYREICRRNAITVAHWQAYGFMNGVLNTDNTSIIGLSMDYGPFAFVDVFDPSYTPNHDDHALRYSYRNQPTIIWWNLVRLGEALGELLGAGADIDDPNFVDKGVKDEAAAEPIISRAEALITQAGTEYRAVFLAEYKRLMCARLGLRTHKDSDFDKLFSELLDTMEAAELDFNFFFRRLSSLPLTDISTEADAEKNASLFFYEEGVTGILGEEKARKRVGAWLCAWRDRVREDWGEPRDAERMEAMRRVNPNFVPRGWILDEVIRRVEKEGERDVLRRLMHMSLNPFDESWNGKTFDGKIYEGDEAEEKRWIANVPKYKRAMQCSCSS, from the coding sequence ATGCAAATGCAGACACTTTATCTCCGATCCCGCTTAGCTGCACGACTTTGCGCATTATCGAGCGCGGCATATACCCGTATCTCCATTGCGAGCACTCTCGGATATTCTATCacgagcaaaagaaaaatgacAGACATCAGAACTAGCAGTCCCATGCCCTCAGCGGCAAACCAAAAAGGGGCTGTCAGCGCTGAAGATGACGGCCTGACACTCGCCGATCTCCCCAAATCATGGCGCTTCACCTCGGCCCTCCCGGCCGACCCAGAATACCCTACCCCAGCCGACTCACACAAGACGCCGCGCGAGCAGATCGGCCCACGCATGGTCCGCGGAGCCCTCTTCTCCTGGGTTCGGCCGGAGCGGCAAAGGGATCCGGAGCTGCTCGGCGTCTCCCCTGCAGCCCTGCGCACTTTGGGCATCCGACCCTCGGAGGTCCATACCGACGAATTCCTGCAGACGGCCGTCGGCAACAAGCTCCACGGCTGGAGCGAGGAGAAGCTCGAGGGCGACGGCTACCCCTGGGCACAGTGCTATGGTGGCTTTCAGTTCGGCCAGTGGGCAAATCAGCTGGGCGACGGCCGCGCCATCAGCCTGTTTGAGGCCACCAACCCAAAGACCGGGGAGAGGTACGAGGTGCAGCTCAAGGGCGCCGGCCTGACGCcctactcccgcttcgccgACGGCAAGGCCGTGCTACGCAGCAGCATACGCGAGTTTGTCGCCAGCGAGAGCCTGCACGCTCTGGGTGTCCCCACGACGCGCGCCTTGGCACTGAGCCTGCTGCCTCACCAAAAGGTGCGCCGCGAGACCGTCGAGCCGGGTGCTATTGTAGTTCGGTTTGCGCAGTCGTGGATAAGGCTGGGTACCTTTGATCTGCTCCGCGCCAGGGGCGATAGGGATTTGATCCGCAAGTTGGCCACCTATGTGGCAGAGGACGTACTGGGTGGATGGGAGAATTTACCTGGTCGCCTTGTCGATCCAGATAAACCCAGCCTGGAGGAGTGTTCGCCCGCCCTAGCTTCCATGGTCGAGTCTGCTGCGGAAGACTCATCAAAATCCCCAATACGCCGTGGCATCCCTGAAGCCGAAGTAGAGGGGCCCTCTGAGATGGCTGAAAATCGGTTCGTCCGTCTATACCGCGAAATATGCCGTCGCAACGCCATCACGGTCGCCCACTGGCAGGCCTATGGGTTCATGAATGGCGTACTGAACACGGATAACACATCCATAATTGGCCTGTCCATGGACTACGGCCCATTTGCGTTTGTCGACGTCTTTGATCCTTCCTACACGCCGAACCACGACGACCACGCACTACGGTACAGCTATCGAAACCAACCTACCATCATCTGGTGGAACCTTGTGCGCCTAGGCGAGGCTCTTGGAGAGCTGCTCGGTGCGGGAGCAGACATCGACGACCCAAACTTTGTGGACAAGGGCGTCAAGGACGAAGCGGCCGCCGAGCCCATCATCAGCCGCGCCGAGGCCCTCATCACACAGGCCGGCACCGAGTACCGCGCCGTGTTCCTCGCCGAGTACAAGCGCCTCATGTGCGCCAGGCTTGGGTTGCGGACGCACAAGGACTCGGACTTTGACAAGCTCTTCAGCGAGCTTCTCGACACAATGGAGGCGGCAGAGCTCGACTTCAACTTCTTCTTCCGCCGCCTGAGCTCCCTGCCGCTTACCGACATCAGCACCGAGGCCGACGCCGAGAAGAACGCATCGCTCTTCTTTTACGAAGAGGGCGTTACCGGCATCCTGGGCGAGGAGAAGGCCAGGAAGCGCGTGGGCGCCTGGCTGTGCGCCTGGCGGGACCGCGTCAGGGAAGACTGGGGCGAGCCTCGAGATGCAGAGCGCATGGAGGCCATGAGGCGCGTCAACCCCAACTTTGTGCCCAGGGGATGGATCCTCGACGAGGTCATCAGGAGGGTAGAGAAGGAAGGCGAGCGCGACGTCCTCAGGCGTTTGATGCATATGTCTCTCAACCCGTTCGATGAGAGCTGGAACGGCAAGACCTTTGACGGCAAAATATACGAGGGTGATGAGGCAGAGGAGAAGCGGTGGATAGCCAATGTTCCCAAGTACAAGAGAGCAATGCAATGCAGCTGCAGCTCTTGA